Proteins found in one Verrucomicrobiia bacterium genomic segment:
- a CDS encoding TerC family protein — protein MPGPIWKWVLFNAFVLAMLALDLGVVHRRKHEIKFKEAVAWSAVWIGLALAFAALVAYKRGTATALQFLTGYIIEESLSVDNLFVFLLIFSYFAVPTRLQHGVLFWGILGAMVLRLLFIVAGVALIERFEWVIYLFGGILVYSGVKMALEKEKKIDPNQNPVLKLFRKLMPVTTEYEGSKFLVRRDGRVFATPLLLVLIVVETTDLIFAVDSIPAVLAITRDRFIVYTSNVFAILGLRAMFFALKGAMDLFHHLHYGLSAILVFVGAKMLLGHFVEIPIGVALGVVASILALSIIASLIWPRTSEN, from the coding sequence ATGCCGGGACCGATCTGGAAGTGGGTTTTATTCAATGCCTTTGTGCTGGCGATGCTGGCGCTGGATCTAGGCGTGGTTCACCGCCGGAAGCATGAGATCAAGTTCAAGGAAGCGGTCGCGTGGAGCGCCGTGTGGATTGGGCTGGCCCTGGCATTTGCCGCGTTGGTCGCCTACAAGCGCGGCACGGCCACGGCCCTGCAGTTCCTGACTGGCTACATCATCGAGGAATCCCTGAGTGTCGACAATCTGTTCGTATTCCTGCTGATCTTTTCCTACTTCGCTGTACCGACTCGTCTCCAGCACGGCGTGCTTTTTTGGGGCATCCTCGGGGCGATGGTTCTCCGCCTGTTATTCATTGTCGCCGGCGTCGCCCTGATTGAGAGATTTGAATGGGTGATCTACCTTTTTGGCGGCATCCTGGTGTACAGCGGCGTGAAAATGGCCCTGGAAAAAGAAAAGAAAATCGACCCCAACCAGAATCCTGTCTTGAAACTGTTTCGCAAGCTCATGCCCGTGACGACGGAATACGAGGGCAGTAAGTTCCTCGTGCGGCGCGACGGACGGGTATTCGCAACTCCGCTCCTGCTGGTCCTGATCGTTGTGGAGACGACGGACTTGATCTTTGCGGTGGATTCAATTCCCGCGGTGCTGGCCATCACGCGGGATCGGTTCATCGTCTACACGTCCAACGTTTTCGCCATCCTTGGCTTGCGCGCGATGTTCTTTGCCTTGAAGGGCGCGATGGATCTGTTCCACCACCTGCATTATGGGTTGTCGGCCATCCTCGTTTTCGTCGGCGCCAAGATGCTTCTCGGACACTTCGTTGAAATCCCGATCGGCGTCGCGCTCGGAGTGGTGGCGTCCATACTGGCGCTGTCCATCATTGCCTCGCTGATCTGGCCGCGGACGTCAGAGAACTAG
- a CDS encoding glycoside hydrolase family 38 C-terminal domain-containing protein, whose product MSVGRLMSTVGVFLAMAGVTPGATPPDLAVCVTVENPVQRPGAYCVLHLQIPGGDPFNRYVIQDGDALEYDALIAPSTPLTGGGIDLQFTDLGWLSVVMTRQTPDLAAGATRSWISATGRWQHIRIPLSVAAERRIDRCCLRLVDDAPGSYQVLLDNIIISHADRAPLVFFDNQHQVAVGLQEASGFRMPHPVVFDKVLLPQDASLPDIMQRLSKTSLELPRLAAEFAGLNLLQEDFAATGEPTNFPVIIEQLSHYSWRKLFAELRPREFARQIDATLVTAEPLRAYTKRYTVDAVAYAHLDFVWLWSWPFTLRAAHDTFRQMLAFMDEYPQFTFTYTSPALFEALEREDPEMFAQIQRRAREGRWEMAGSRWCEADPNLISEESHARHFLQAQRYNQEKFGTRTTVCYEPDIFGHLPTMPQLLRKSGVLYYVSQHLPADPSTFWWKGPDGSRVLVYSAHKYSDTLDENLLNFCLTPNQRRAGHTDSLIVYGVGNHGGGPTRDQIENAVWLDKMPDFPSVKFSTLGRFMETISQQAPTATALVRQGDIQLDYRGTYTTHAEIKRLNRACENTLITAESFDAISQILGLQTRTNQFNDLWRSVLWAHHHDTISGTTIHDSSLYADRQLGLVLSNATFALARSLSNIVAAVDTIGPTPHARVVFNPVAWPVIAPVRVPLPDTRQQWEWIDTTGRASFVQLDPASSNSPMGVAVLPPLPGLGYQVGWLQPRPSVKDDDLQKNPGRLVARNQHLELEISPQSGNITRLTHLASTTEWVQASSPSVRLRVDYEAPHDWSAWEFGPVARTEWLDDAKSVTCIESGPVRTVFRARYQFGHSSIDKDIILYHDLSRVDIAIHVDWQEHGSAIAPTPWLRLEFPTTATVNHATYMIPFGEIERPADDAEYPATYGIGINCQHGSVCLVSDSKNGFSANTNTIRVSLLRTPNYPDPESDVGPHEMAFALEISAEPWAQAAMGRRGMEFNRHPIVVSANPHKGSLPVEQSFFSVEPSTVLVTALKTAYDTPGNLIVRLYQSATNLCVARLSTTLRSNSWSETDLIERPLTNAPPVDPLRLPVGAWDIRTYQLTPKQ is encoded by the coding sequence ATGAGCGTGGGCCGCCTCATGTCGACGGTGGGAGTTTTCCTGGCCATGGCGGGGGTGACGCCCGGGGCCACGCCTCCGGACTTGGCAGTGTGCGTGACGGTAGAAAACCCGGTGCAGCGTCCGGGAGCCTATTGCGTGCTGCACCTCCAAATTCCCGGGGGCGATCCATTCAACCGCTACGTCATCCAGGACGGCGATGCTCTGGAATATGACGCCTTGATCGCGCCGTCCACACCACTGACGGGCGGCGGCATCGACTTGCAATTCACCGACCTCGGTTGGCTGTCGGTGGTGATGACTCGACAGACACCCGACCTCGCGGCCGGGGCAACGCGTTCATGGATATCGGCAACCGGCCGCTGGCAACACATCCGCATCCCCTTGTCCGTGGCCGCAGAACGGAGAATCGACCGGTGTTGTCTGCGTCTTGTCGATGACGCACCCGGGTCGTACCAGGTGTTGCTGGACAATATCATCATCAGTCACGCGGACCGCGCCCCCCTCGTGTTCTTCGACAACCAACACCAGGTCGCCGTTGGTCTGCAGGAGGCTAGCGGTTTCCGCATGCCGCATCCGGTCGTCTTCGACAAAGTCTTGCTGCCGCAGGATGCCTCGCTACCCGACATAATGCAGCGACTGTCGAAGACAAGCCTGGAGCTGCCACGCCTGGCTGCCGAGTTCGCCGGCCTGAATCTATTGCAAGAGGATTTCGCGGCAACGGGCGAGCCGACGAATTTCCCGGTGATTATCGAACAACTCTCCCACTACAGCTGGCGCAAGTTATTCGCCGAACTCCGCCCGCGTGAGTTCGCCCGGCAGATAGATGCCACCCTGGTAACAGCCGAACCACTTCGGGCCTATACCAAGCGGTACACGGTGGATGCGGTTGCGTACGCGCATTTGGATTTCGTCTGGTTGTGGAGTTGGCCGTTCACCCTGCGAGCGGCGCACGACACTTTCCGTCAAATGCTCGCCTTCATGGACGAGTATCCGCAATTCACTTTCACTTACACCAGCCCGGCCCTTTTCGAGGCGTTGGAACGGGAAGACCCGGAAATGTTTGCGCAAATCCAGAGACGCGCTCGTGAAGGCCGTTGGGAAATGGCTGGCTCGCGCTGGTGCGAGGCCGACCCGAATCTGATCAGCGAGGAATCCCACGCCCGCCATTTCCTGCAAGCCCAGCGCTACAATCAGGAGAAATTTGGCACCCGGACAACTGTTTGCTACGAGCCGGATATCTTTGGTCACCTGCCCACGATGCCGCAACTACTGCGCAAAAGCGGTGTGCTTTACTACGTGTCCCAACACCTGCCGGCCGACCCCTCCACGTTTTGGTGGAAAGGACCCGATGGCAGTCGCGTACTCGTCTACTCGGCGCACAAGTACAGCGATACGCTGGATGAAAACCTGTTGAATTTCTGCCTCACGCCAAATCAGCGGCGCGCCGGGCACACCGACTCACTGATCGTCTATGGCGTTGGCAACCATGGCGGAGGCCCGACGCGCGATCAAATCGAAAACGCGGTGTGGCTCGATAAGATGCCGGATTTTCCCTCCGTGAAATTCTCTACACTCGGCCGTTTCATGGAGACTATTTCCCAGCAGGCGCCCACGGCCACCGCCCTCGTTCGGCAGGGAGACATTCAGTTGGATTATCGCGGAACCTATACCACGCATGCCGAAATCAAACGACTCAACCGCGCCTGCGAAAACACGCTGATCACCGCCGAATCATTCGATGCCATCTCACAGATCCTCGGTCTCCAGACCCGAACCAACCAGTTCAATGATCTGTGGCGCTCGGTCCTCTGGGCTCATCATCACGATACAATCAGCGGGACCACTATCCATGACTCGTCCCTGTACGCCGACAGGCAACTGGGTTTGGTACTGAGTAACGCCACCTTCGCGCTTGCCCGCTCGTTATCGAATATCGTCGCGGCAGTCGATACCATTGGACCAACACCACACGCCCGCGTCGTGTTTAATCCCGTTGCGTGGCCGGTGATTGCTCCCGTGCGTGTGCCGCTTCCCGATACCAGGCAGCAATGGGAATGGATCGATACCACTGGGCGCGCTTCGTTCGTGCAGCTCGACCCGGCCTCGAGCAATTCGCCCATGGGAGTGGCTGTGCTACCACCATTACCGGGACTCGGCTATCAAGTAGGCTGGTTACAGCCCCGCCCATCGGTGAAGGACGACGATCTGCAGAAGAATCCCGGGCGTTTGGTTGCTCGCAATCAACATCTCGAACTGGAGATCTCTCCGCAATCGGGAAATATCACGCGCCTGACGCATCTGGCATCCACTACGGAATGGGTGCAGGCCTCCTCTCCATCAGTCCGGTTGCGTGTCGATTATGAAGCGCCTCATGATTGGTCGGCGTGGGAATTCGGCCCGGTGGCACGGACAGAATGGCTCGACGACGCGAAGAGCGTCACCTGCATCGAAAGCGGCCCGGTGCGCACCGTTTTCCGCGCTCGTTACCAATTCGGCCATTCGTCGATCGACAAGGATATCATCCTGTATCACGACCTGAGCCGGGTGGACATTGCGATCCATGTTGACTGGCAGGAACACGGGTCCGCCATCGCACCCACTCCATGGTTGCGCCTCGAGTTTCCCACGACGGCCACCGTCAACCATGCAACATACATGATTCCGTTTGGCGAAATCGAGCGACCCGCCGACGATGCCGAGTATCCGGCCACCTATGGAATCGGCATCAACTGCCAACACGGCAGTGTCTGTCTGGTCAGTGACTCGAAGAATGGTTTCAGCGCCAACACGAATACGATTCGCGTGAGTCTTCTTCGCACTCCGAATTATCCCGATCCAGAATCCGACGTCGGTCCTCACGAAATGGCATTCGCGCTGGAAATTTCCGCGGAACCATGGGCTCAGGCCGCCATGGGGCGCCGCGGCATGGAATTCAATCGCCACCCCATCGTCGTGAGCGCGAACCCGCACAAAGGGTCGTTGCCGGTCGAGCAAAGTTTCTTTTCCGTCGAACCGTCAACCGTACTCGTGACCGCGTTGAAGACCGCCTACGACACGCCTGGCAATCTCATCGTCCGCCTGTACCAATCCGCAACAAATCTCTGTGTTGCACGATTGAGTACGACATTACGGTCAAACTCGTGGTCTGAGACGGATTTGATCGAGCGACCGCTCACCAACGCGCCGCCAGTCGATCCTCTACGCCTGCCTGTTGGCGCGTGGGACATACGCACGTATCAGCTCACGCCAAAACAATAG
- a CDS encoding HlyD family efflux transporter periplasmic adaptor subunit codes for MANKKPTIRIVVVLMVVIAAALWLLSQHQMETRSVSGTVEVDEVHVASRYGGRVVTIHAQEGDALTNEQDLIDLDAAELQARRDHDAAVLEELEHGPRPAEIDAARHDWESLAAQLEFARAEAKRAEELFAQKVNAPTDLENATSRAHTLEQSTDAAKRRYDLLAEGTRPEQVAQARAQLAEMDAQMREMRIVAPGDSVLEILSVKVGDVLAANREVATLLYTQHLWVRVYVPEAWLGLVQLGQSVQVHTDSSQEGFTGTIEQINRAAEFTPRNVQTVEDRVRQVFGVKIRLPTDTGKLRAGMSVDVSFPNVPPFPK; via the coding sequence GTGGCGAACAAAAAACCGACGATTCGGATTGTGGTAGTCCTGATGGTGGTGATTGCGGCGGCCCTCTGGCTGTTGTCACAGCATCAAATGGAAACGCGCTCCGTTTCCGGTACCGTGGAAGTGGACGAGGTGCATGTTGCGTCCCGTTATGGCGGACGGGTCGTGACGATTCACGCGCAGGAAGGCGACGCGCTGACCAACGAGCAGGACCTCATCGATCTCGACGCCGCGGAGCTACAGGCGCGGCGCGATCACGATGCCGCGGTGCTGGAAGAGTTGGAGCACGGGCCGCGACCCGCCGAGATTGACGCCGCCAGGCACGATTGGGAATCGCTTGCCGCGCAACTGGAATTTGCCAGGGCGGAAGCGAAACGCGCCGAGGAGTTGTTCGCGCAGAAAGTCAACGCGCCGACCGACCTGGAAAACGCCACCAGCCGCGCGCACACATTGGAGCAGAGCACTGACGCGGCCAAAAGGCGCTATGATTTGCTCGCAGAAGGCACACGGCCCGAGCAGGTCGCCCAGGCGCGTGCGCAACTGGCTGAGATGGACGCGCAAATGCGTGAGATGCGGATCGTGGCTCCCGGCGACAGCGTACTCGAGATCTTGAGTGTGAAAGTCGGAGATGTGCTCGCCGCCAATCGGGAAGTAGCGACGCTGCTCTACACACAGCACCTGTGGGTGCGGGTGTACGTTCCCGAAGCGTGGTTGGGTCTGGTACAACTGGGCCAGTCGGTGCAAGTGCACACCGATTCCTCCCAGGAAGGATTTACCGGCACCATCGAACAGATCAATCGCGCCGCGGAATTCACGCCGCGCAACGTCCAGACCGTCGAAGATCGCGTACGCCAGGTGTTCGGTGTAAAAATCCGTCTCCCCACGGACACCGGCAAGCTGCGCGCGGGAATGTCGGTCGATGTTTCCTTTCCCAATGTACCGCCGTTCCCCAAGTGA
- a CDS encoding tetratricopeptide repeat protein: MNESPNNAMKDTWRSPGAHAVLLILVTIVVYLPALHAGFFWDDNVLLTENQLVKASDGLWRYWFTTEATEYYPLTGSMRWLEWRLWGMAPMGYHAVNILLHSMNAVLVWLVLRQLKVIGAWMAALVFAIHPVNVATVAWISEQKNTLSMFFYALSILLYLKFDVENRWRWYGLSLLAFVLALLSKTAVVMLPVVLLGCVWWLRGRVKAKDLLCCAPFFLFSAVLGILTIWFHSTHALKPLGIRSDDFTFRLAAAGWAPWFYLWKVLLPVDLMMVYPKWRIDPSYWVSYLPGVLVIASLMVFWWKRQEGGRPLFFGFGYFVVMFFPVLGFFPQSFYRYSLVADHWQYYSIVGPISVAVAAAMNVNRHLERQQQSWAAVGGLAVLLTLGSATWKRAGLFASERTLWEDNVAKNPGAWVVHYNLGGQLLQAGRFDKAIIEFRETARLRPDLIEAHSNLGIALAQEDRLPEAVEQFEEALRINPNLFEARSNLGHALILLGRVPEAINQWELALRIRPDSAEVHYDLGRVFAEEGKLREAIEQYELALKFQPNMVDAQNALARLRAGQP; this comes from the coding sequence GTGAACGAATCACCCAACAATGCGATGAAGGACACGTGGCGGTCACCGGGTGCCCACGCCGTTCTTCTCATTCTGGTGACAATCGTGGTGTACCTGCCGGCCTTGCACGCTGGTTTTTTTTGGGATGACAACGTGCTCCTGACGGAGAACCAACTCGTCAAAGCCAGCGACGGCCTGTGGCGATACTGGTTTACAACAGAAGCGACGGAATACTATCCACTCACCGGAAGCATGCGCTGGTTGGAATGGCGATTATGGGGTATGGCCCCGATGGGCTATCACGCCGTGAACATCCTGTTGCACTCGATGAACGCGGTGCTGGTATGGCTGGTTCTGCGCCAATTAAAGGTCATCGGCGCGTGGATGGCAGCATTGGTATTTGCCATCCATCCTGTCAATGTCGCGACTGTGGCCTGGATCAGTGAGCAAAAGAACACGCTTTCAATGTTCTTTTACGCGCTGTCGATCCTGTTGTACTTAAAGTTCGACGTAGAGAATCGGTGGCGCTGGTATGGTCTTTCCCTGCTGGCGTTTGTGTTGGCTTTGCTCAGCAAGACGGCGGTCGTCATGCTGCCGGTGGTCCTGTTGGGCTGTGTCTGGTGGTTACGGGGCCGGGTAAAGGCGAAGGATCTCCTTTGCTGCGCACCTTTCTTTCTTTTTTCCGCGGTCTTGGGAATTTTGACGATTTGGTTTCATTCCACGCACGCGTTGAAGCCGCTGGGCATTCGAAGCGATGATTTCACCTTTCGCCTGGCGGCAGCCGGCTGGGCCCCGTGGTTTTACCTGTGGAAGGTGTTACTGCCGGTCGATTTAATGATGGTCTATCCGAAATGGAGGATCGATCCATCCTATTGGGTTTCGTACTTACCCGGGGTGCTGGTCATTGCGAGCCTCATGGTGTTTTGGTGGAAGCGTCAGGAAGGAGGACGCCCCCTTTTTTTTGGGTTCGGGTATTTTGTTGTCATGTTCTTTCCGGTGTTGGGATTCTTCCCCCAAAGTTTTTACCGATATTCCCTGGTGGCCGATCACTGGCAGTATTACTCGATCGTGGGACCCATCAGCGTGGCGGTGGCTGCGGCGATGAACGTCAACCGTCACCTGGAGAGGCAACAGCAATCCTGGGCAGCGGTGGGAGGACTGGCCGTGCTATTGACGTTGGGGTCGGCCACCTGGAAACGAGCCGGCCTATTCGCATCCGAGCGAACTCTTTGGGAAGACAACGTGGCGAAGAATCCGGGGGCGTGGGTGGTCCATTATAATCTGGGAGGCCAGCTGCTGCAGGCGGGCAGATTCGACAAAGCAATCATCGAGTTCCGTGAGACAGCACGACTCCGTCCCGATCTCATCGAGGCCCACAGTAATCTCGGAATTGCCCTCGCCCAGGAAGACAGACTTCCAGAAGCGGTCGAACAATTCGAGGAGGCGCTACGGATCAACCCCAACCTTTTCGAGGCGCGCAGCAACCTGGGGCATGCCCTGATCCTTCTCGGCAGGGTGCCGGAGGCGATCAATCAATGGGAGCTGGCGCTTCGGATCCGGCCAGATTCCGCTGAGGTGCATTACGATTTGGGCCGGGTCTTCGCGGAAGAGGGTAAACTGCGAGAAGCGATTGAACAGTACGAACTGGCGTTGAAATTCCAACCCAACATGGTCGACGCGCAGAATGCACTGGCGCGATTACGGGCCGGTCAGCCATGA
- a CDS encoding ABC transporter ATP-binding protein: MPANAMIQCENLTKRFGDFTAVDRVTFSVEKQSIFGFLGPNGSGKSTVIRMLCGILEPSAGTGRIAGHDVSRETDAIKGSLGYMSQRFSLYDELTADENLQFYARLYGLRGETMKKRRDELIALTHLEPYIDRRAGQLSGGWKQRLAMACALVHSPTVLFLDEPTAGIDPVARRELWDLLFELSSGGMTLFVTTHYMDEAERCTHVGYIYMSKLVVCGAPDELKQLPVVNPTGTKRLDVTCDHVTAGLRAVRKLDGVRAATVFGQSMHFLVEESMPEQSIRDALAGAGIHKVDIRPIGPSLEDVFVVLTRQHSGGST; the protein is encoded by the coding sequence ATGCCCGCGAACGCGATGATCCAGTGCGAGAACCTGACGAAGCGGTTCGGTGATTTCACCGCTGTGGACCGGGTCACGTTCTCCGTCGAGAAACAATCCATCTTCGGCTTTCTCGGCCCGAACGGGTCCGGCAAATCCACGGTGATTCGCATGCTGTGCGGGATTTTGGAACCATCTGCGGGTACAGGACGCATCGCCGGCCACGATGTTTCGCGGGAAACGGATGCGATCAAAGGTTCACTCGGATACATGTCCCAGAGGTTCTCGCTCTACGACGAGCTGACAGCGGACGAGAACCTGCAATTCTACGCGCGGTTATACGGCCTGCGCGGCGAAACGATGAAAAAGCGCCGCGATGAACTGATTGCGCTCACGCACCTCGAACCGTATATCGACCGCCGGGCCGGGCAGCTCTCCGGCGGCTGGAAACAGCGGCTGGCGATGGCGTGCGCGCTGGTCCACAGCCCGACCGTCCTCTTTCTCGATGAGCCGACGGCCGGGATCGACCCGGTTGCACGACGCGAGTTATGGGACCTGCTCTTTGAACTGTCGAGCGGCGGCATGACGCTGTTCGTGACGACCCATTATATGGATGAGGCGGAACGCTGCACGCACGTCGGTTACATCTATATGTCGAAACTTGTAGTCTGCGGCGCGCCCGACGAGTTGAAGCAGTTGCCGGTCGTGAATCCGACGGGCACCAAGCGGCTCGACGTCACCTGCGACCACGTGACCGCGGGTCTGCGGGCGGTGCGCAAACTCGACGGGGTCCGCGCCGCGACGGTGTTCGGCCAATCGATGCACTTCCTGGTCGAAGAATCGATGCCGGAACAATCGATCCGCGACGCACTCGCCGGCGCCGGGATTCACAAGGTGGACATCCGACCGATCGGGCCGTCGCTTGAAGATGTCTTCGTGGTGCTGACCCGACAGCACTCGGGAGGTTCGACATGA
- a CDS encoding ABC transporter permease, whose product MTFQMPKFLRGFRAILYKEFIVIFRDRTTLFFMFFPPLLQIIAFGFALDNDVKHMAMAVYDEDRTTDSRQLVDAFVNTQTFRVVKRVDSLAELESMVRRGKAYAGLEIPPDFTRKLHAGQKADVQVLIDGSNSTTALQALNTAVGVALQQSVGILLGETSRRELPVEVRPQVLYNPSMRAPNFFVPGVIGTALQIATVFAAAMSIVRERERGTLEQLLVSPMSRWGLMLGKIVPYLCVSMTMATFLFVILRWVFFIPIRGSLLMLFGAAFLYIFALLSLGLLVSTVAQSQNEALQMSMTVLLPSIFFSGFIFPRETMPWIFYALSTILPATYFIELMRAIILRGASFSEFWRHLLILAVMGGVLFSLCALRFKRKIA is encoded by the coding sequence ATGACATTCCAGATGCCGAAATTTCTGCGCGGTTTTCGGGCGATCCTCTACAAGGAGTTCATCGTCATCTTTCGCGACCGCACGACGTTGTTCTTCATGTTTTTCCCGCCGCTGCTGCAGATCATCGCGTTCGGGTTCGCGCTCGACAACGACGTGAAGCACATGGCGATGGCGGTGTACGACGAAGATCGGACCACGGACAGCCGGCAGCTCGTGGATGCGTTTGTGAACACGCAAACCTTTCGCGTCGTGAAGCGGGTGGACAGCCTGGCGGAGTTGGAGTCGATGGTGCGCCGTGGCAAGGCATACGCGGGATTGGAGATTCCGCCGGATTTCACACGGAAACTCCACGCGGGACAGAAGGCGGACGTACAGGTGCTGATCGACGGGTCGAACTCCACGACGGCGTTACAGGCCCTGAACACGGCGGTTGGTGTGGCGTTACAGCAATCGGTCGGCATTCTGCTCGGCGAGACAAGCCGGCGCGAACTGCCCGTGGAAGTGCGCCCGCAAGTGCTTTACAACCCTTCGATGCGGGCGCCAAACTTCTTCGTGCCGGGCGTCATCGGCACAGCGCTCCAGATTGCGACGGTGTTCGCGGCGGCGATGTCGATCGTGCGCGAGCGCGAACGCGGCACGCTGGAGCAGCTGCTGGTCAGTCCCATGTCCCGTTGGGGGCTCATGCTTGGCAAGATCGTCCCGTACCTGTGCGTGTCGATGACGATGGCCACGTTTCTTTTCGTGATCCTGCGCTGGGTGTTTTTCATACCGATCCGCGGCAGCCTGCTCATGCTGTTTGGCGCGGCGTTTCTTTACATCTTCGCGCTACTGAGCTTGGGGCTGCTCGTGTCTACGGTGGCCCAGAGCCAGAACGAAGCACTGCAGATGAGCATGACGGTGTTGTTGCCGTCGATTTTCTTTTCGGGATTCATCTTTCCCCGCGAGACGATGCCGTGGATCTTCTACGCGCTGAGCACGATCCTGCCGGCGACGTATTTTATTGAGTTGATGCGGGCAATCATCCTGCGCGGCGCGAGCTTTTCGGAATTCTGGCGACACCTGCTCATCCTCGCCGTGATGGGCGGTGTGCTCTTCTCGTTGTGCGCGCTACGCTTCAAGCGCAAGATCGCCTAG